DNA from Globicephala melas chromosome 11, mGloMel1.2, whole genome shotgun sequence:
AGTGAGTAATTTGCCGGGCTCTCTTTCCCTCTGCTCAGGTGAACCACAAAGCTCCAGGCAGATCTGTATGAAGTAGAGCCCCACCAGACTCAGGAAGGATATATTTCACGTGTTAGAAACAGACCCTTGTTGATTTAACGTACTGAGATTTGAGGGCTGCTTGTGACCAGAGCATAACCTTGACAATCCTGACTAATGCATACTTCAAAGATGATTAAAAGCATGGACTGGTAAGAGGCTCAtggaaaaaggttaaaaaaaagcagATCTCAGGCTTAGAATAGAGATAGCTCAGGCACGATGTGATGACCACTTACAGCTTTATGGAGCAgattcatttaatccttcaataatatttgttgagcacctgttATGCTCCAGGGTCTGTTCTAAAGGTGTGGATATAgcaggagaaaaatagaaaacaatcccTTATGAAAGCTACATTCTAGTGGAAGAGCCATAATAATCTGGATAAATACGTAAAATGCATATACGTAAGAAGGTGAGAGGTGCTGAGGAAAACAGTAGGGAAGGAGGGTAAAAAGGGTCAAGGATGGTGTTTGATCCTCACACGCATGGAAAATagcttatgaaaaagaaaaaaatagattgaaaTCACATGTGAAAAACTTCTCTTTGGACTTAATGAAAAAGGTATGGAGCATCATATATGACTGGCGAGAGTGTATATTggtacaaacactttggaaaactaaTGTGTAGTCCCTATTAAGGATGTATATTTCTCATTGCACAGCATGTCTCTTCCTAGGAACCTGTTTAAGTTGGGGATTTTGAGAAGTGGCATGTGGTGGACTGAACTGTGCCCCcgcaaaattcgtatgttgaagccctaacctccaggcCCTTAGAATGTGCatgtatttggagagagggcctttgaagaggtaattaagttaaaatgaggctgttagggtgggccctaatccaatctgactggtgtccttataagaagaggagattaggacacacaggGAAAGACACCAGGAACGTGGacccacagaggaaaggccacatgaagacacagagagaagaccacatgaggacccagtgagaaggtggccatctgcaggccagggagagaggcctcagaagaaaccaaacctgctgacagcttgatcttggacttccagcctccagaactgtgagaaaatacatttctgttgtttaagccacccagtctgtggtccttttgttatggcagccctagcaaactaactcGGTCAGTAGAAGGCAGTGTTCTAGTTCTTGACATGAGTAGTGGTTACATGGGTTATAGCTCATAATAATTCAGTAATCTGTACATTAATGTTTTATGAGTTTTTCTGTATAATACTTCACAATAAAGATGTCTAATTCTAAAACATGTTACTGAGGAAGATGCTTAGAGATCTCTCACAAGTAGGCATAAGAATAATTTGTAGGGATTAAGCATTCGCCCCTACTCAAGGTGACAGCTGAGTTCCGTGTGTGCGTCTCAAGAGTTGATGCCCACCGTTTAGCAGAGCAAACCCACTCACTGGGTCCTTGAGCAGGGGAAAGCCACCCTCCCTGTTTAAAGGGGATTCTAGGCAAAAATCTGCTGGTCTGCAGGGGGCCTGAGGTGAGGAGAAAAACTTTCCCTAAGAGTCAGGCTGTGAAAAAGCAATGGAGCAAAATGGAAGGTCGTACCTGCCACTATCAGGTACATGATGGCCTCGTCGTAGGATCTGCCTTCTTGGAAATAACAGCGGTAGATGCCGTTATCGTGGGCTGTGACGTTGTGTATGATCAGCCCCACGCTCCCTTTGCTGATAGCTTCGCTCACAAAGGTTGTTCTTCCCCTGTACTCCTCCATCTGCTCCTCCGTCCTCTCTCGATGGCCCTTGTACACGAACACTGCAGGGGAGAACTGCGTCCGGAACCACCGCACCTCCATGCCCTCAGCGTTTTTCTCAGGTGACAGGTGGCAGTGTAACTTGGTGTCTTCTCCCACCATGGCCTGAATTGGATCAGCTGGTCCCAGGACAGTAAATTGGACTGTTCAACAAAGCGGTAGAGTCAGACAAGGGCACCAGCCATCAACTCTCTAAGGTGGGAAAAGAAGTGGATATGCCAGGGCACAGACATGTTCTTTCTAAGGGGCTTCCTGGGCTCAGGATTCTGGGGGCCAAGAGATGTGGCTGGTCGATAGTAACAGACACCTAGCAGGGGTAGGAGGGGTGTCTATTGAGGATGCTAATGCTTCTTGAACAACACATGGAGAAGCATACCCTGATACCCCCCATGGACCCTGAGCTTACACAGATCTTTTTCTATTTCCCaaaccagcacagtgcctggagtaTACTATAAACTTGAGCTGTCCAATATGATAGCCACTAGCTAGTCCCAATTGGAGTGTGCTGTAAATGTACAATACACacaattttgaaaatttagaaaaaaatgttaagtaactCACTGTTcatattttacattaattaaaagtttaaataataatattttggttATGTGGAGTTAAAATAGATTATGAAAGGTTGtttgatctgtttctttttacttttttaaacgtAGCTACTAAGAATTTTAAGTTATATATGCAGCTCGCCTTTTGTGGCTCTCACTGGATTGCTAAATGGAGGGCGCTGGGATCCGTTCGAAGACCGTGTGCAGAACGAAAAGGTGAGCGAACACAACTGCAGCCCTTCTTTACCCTTCCTCTTTGCAGAGTGAAGTGCTGATTTTCCTTTCTGAGAAGTTGATAGGAGTTAGTGGCATGCACCCCTACCTGAAACCGCTGCAAACAAGCTGAGGAGGTGGAAGAAGAGAAGGGAGCCTGGCAGGGAGAAATGCAGAGAAGCAGCTCGCTCCATAAGCACCCACGAGAGGCAGGGACGGGAAGCCTAGAGAGACGTGGAGAATCAGCCAGGGAGACTCGGCACTACGGTTCTGATCTAGGTCAAACTTTCCTGTAACCCGTGTTGGTTATCATCAGTGCCCCAACTGCTGTCTTGGGCAGCCCCCTTCCTCTCCCGGTTCAGGTATTTACCGATAGATGGCTTCATTAAACATTCCAGGGAATAAGCCAACAATACAACGATCGGGACTACAGTTTTCCGCCCTCCTCGGCTCACTTCTCCGGCCAGAGTTGAGTTTCTTCAGACGTCACTTGATATTCTTCCAAACCCATCCTCCCTCCCGTCCCTTCCTCCTCGCCGCGAATCTGGCTCGGCACCAAGTCAAGCCAGGGGTGGAgagcctccctcccctcacccccgcccccggAAGCATCCCCTACCCGGGACCCCGACTTTCCCCTTATCAGGTTCTGTTCCTCCCGCCTACCgccccccactccccgccccacccccgagCGGTAGCGCGTCCCCTCCCTTTCTTACCTTCTAGAATTAACTTCTgcgttttcttttctcctctgacGCTCAAATGATGATTTTCCGGTTGTCCGTCTTCCCCCTAAACCCGCCCATGGGCACAGGCACAACCAGACCAAACCTTCCCGAAAGCGGAGAAGGAACTTTTCTTCACCTCCTGTTAGTCGCGGCCTGGGGGCTGCGGTCCCTGGGACCCGGTCCACTCGGGGACCACAAAGTCACAAGATCTCCAATGAATGATTTAGAGCAGGCCGTGGGTCAGCCAGCCAATGGCATCCCTGAACCTGCTTTCTCACCAGTTACTGGGTAGAATACACAGAAACAGCTTAGGACTTAAAAACGCACAGCTGCACGGAGCCTTTaaaaaactttcctttttctttcttcagaagcgagatacttttcatttttttattgaaaatccTTGAGATTCCCCGAGGATTTTGGCGTTGCTGCTAATCACCAGGAGAGGCCTGCCGTGTGtagaagtctgtgtgtgtgtgtgtgtgtgtgtgtgtgtgtgtgtgtgtgtgtatagtgtttGGGGTTGGGGGTGTGATGACGTAAGCATAAGCATATCTCACAGCTTCACATGTTTCTTAGTCTTGGGTGGGATGGAGCCCAGTTGCCCACATGATAACCAACTGATTAATGTACCCTTTATGTAATTTTTCTCTCAGttggcttttctctttttatttattttcgaaCTTGAGTTTTCTGGGATCAGTTCTCAAGTAGACAACGTGACTCCGAGTCCTTGACTCAGAGTCAGCTTTTGGGGAACCCAAACTAAGAGATGGATTCAGTAGAAAGTTCACCAGACATCATCAACATTGAGAATTATCTTTTCTGCAAAAGGACACTCTGAAATGTGTACCTGGGTTTAGTAAGTGAACGAAGGGCTACAGATAAAATTTCCAAAGAGTCACTCATTGAGATTCACGGGAATCTCCAATCGTGGAGGCCCTTAGTGTATACAGGACAGAGGCCTCCTCCAGAGTGAGTGAGGCTGTGACTACGTGTGCTAGCCTGAAGAGTTCACACCAGAGTCTTTACAACCTGTGATTATGAcacattacatggcaaaagagaccTTAAGGTTATGGATCTTAATgtagagagattatcctggattcataggaagattatcctggattatctggttgGACATATCTAATTACATAAATTCTTAAAAGTGGAAAAAGGCAGGAGAGTCAAAGAGATTCAGTGGAAGAAGAAACAGGGTGATTCAAAGGCTGAGAGGGATTCAATCTGCCATTACTGCTTTGAAGCTGGAGGAAGAGGACCACGAGCTGAGGAACGTGGCAGCCTCCAGAAACCGGCAATAGccctcagctgacagccagcgGGAAATGACagcctcagtcctacaactgcaagAAACTAAATTCTGCCAACAGTCTGAAtgagcaaggaaacagattcttcccaagagcctccagaaaggaatgcagcctgcagacaccttgattttagtccgctgagacccatgttggacttctgacctacaaagCTGTGAGATagtacatttattttgttttaggtcACAAAATTCATGGTAATTTAttatggcagcaatagaaaactaatacaataaggACTTTGTGAAAATGTTGCAGTGAGGTAAATTGTGAAACTGTGGTGAGTAAACTGTAGGGGCTTAAAATCTAGAAAATGCTCAGTTGAAGAGTGAAGAttattaacacatttatttaacaaaggTAACTTGACAACCACACGCCCTGTGATGGGACACGCTGTCCCAGAACGTACCGTTTCGATTGTAATACTTGGAATTAATGATGAAATGTTTTGGTTTAAAACTGTTTGTACTGTAACGGCTTTTATTGCTAACCGCTTGACTCGGCTGCTGTGAAATTGAGCTTTGCTTCCCAGCATAATGTGAACAGGAAGACACTGGGTTCCAGATGGCTGACCCAATAGTTCAAAATTAGAACGAACATCCTGTTACCCTGGGATTTAAAAACCACACCTGTACAAGACTCGGGGTCTCACCCTTCTTTGGGTGAGGCCCCGATCGGTTTGTGCTTTTGTGCTTAATAAACGCctatcactaatctacttttgatTTGCACTGGATATGGGTGTTCTGTCTTGGTTCTGATTCCTCCCCTAGGGAAGTTCGCAGGTGTGTGCAAGACCGCAACAGCCCGGTAGAGGGGCTACACTGGTGAACAAAATAGTGATGATAATGAAGAGTAACTTCTGCCCGGTACCCGTCAGCTGCAAGGAACATTCGTTAACATCAGTAACTGATCAGGCGTGGAAATATCCCTTTCCTGGAGATGGACTCTACAGTGTGATCAAAATACTGCTAAAGTTCATCTAGCTTCATTCCTCCCAAATTCTTGTTCCACAGGCAGTCTTTAGGTATTAAGTTAGGCTTTCTAGAGACCTTAAACTTAGGAGGACTGCTTCTGCTCCAGGATTACTTATCACATTGGccggggtgtgggggtgggggggtggagaggtggatgggggtggggcggtgGTGGTACTCATGCCCTTTAGTAGTTAAGATTTTGGCCTTTAGTCCCTTTGCAGTCCTGTGTGATGCAGTCACTGTGAATTCATTCTCTGGACCAACTCACCCGGCAGAGCCAATCCAGCGAAGCGCTGGACCTATGGCTCTGACTGTTGACCTTGAAGGAACCCAGTGGGGTGTGGCCTCCATAGACACCTACAGTGATCCTTACCCTGGGGGGCCCTGGGAGGGGACACTCAGGGCTGCACATGATCCCTTCCCCAGAGGGGCAGTCGGGCTGGAAAACAGGCCAGCGGGTAgagggtgggtggaggtggggggcaggggccaaACATCCCCCGGCAGCACAAACTGATGAATTATATAAGTCGCTTAACTCGGCCCTACCTCAGTTTCCACACTTGCGCAATGAGGCTAtatcacagggttgctgtgaggattaaaggagaacaTTTATTTAAAGCTTTGACACAACCCCCAGTACACTTACGTCATCCgtaaatgttttatattcaaaTCACAGctgtcatttactagctgagtgacctttgGGAAGTGAATTCACTTTTCTGCACCCTGGTTTCTTTCTCCATATAAAGGAGACAATAAAGCAGTATCAAACTCAACTGTCCATATGGAATAAATAATTGTATGAATACTAGTGAAGTGCTTCACACAGTGTGTGTCTTTGGTATTTTACGGTTGTGATTTGTTGCTGGTAGGGAAGAGGCCCTCGGCTTCAGGCTGGGCAGGGAGAAGCAAGGACGTTACTTCAGCCTGAGGCTCCCCATTCTCATCAGCTGAGTCCAGGGCCACGGGGGTCTCCAGAGAAAGGTCAGGCTCTAGGTCAGGAACACTGGAACGCCCCACTCCTGTCAATGCTGGGCAAATGGTCAAGGCAGTGGGCTCCAAGGTCAAAATCCTGAAAACGGgccacagaggcccagagaaggaggTGTGCGGGAAGGTGTACACATGCGATCCATCTGCGGCGTTGTAGAAGGAGACCTCACCAGTCTCGTAGTCCAGGAAAATCCCCACTTTTTGAGGAGGGTTGGCAATTGTCAGTTTGGTCCGGGGGTCAGTGAGAGCCCGATAGTCATTCCCATCAGACAGCCCCATAGTCCAGAAGCCATTCTCGGGTGTCATTTTAATCCAACGTTTTCTCTCCACGTTCTCCCTGCACACCCCGACGTGCCACTCTTTCCTGTCCCCAACCTCGACCTCCCAGTAGTGTCTCCCTGACGTGAAGCTCTTGCAGCCAAGCACACAGTAATGCCAATCAAATCTCTTGGGGTTGTCTGGCAGATTCTGTCGTTTGTCTGCTCGCTGCAAGCTCCTCTGGTCATCAGAAACAAGCAGGATGGGGTTTGCTGTGTTCGGATCCAATATCACATCCGCTGCAGAAAGTTTGGGGATGGGGTCATGGGTCAGCCATTGTTCCTAGATCTCAGAGCCTCAGCCCTCAAGGCCTGGGTCTGGTTGAAGAAGCCCAAGTCCAGAGCTGGGTGTCCCCAACCTGCCCTAAATGTGACCCCCTTAGCAATACCAAAAGAAAGCCATCAGGGGTCTTAAGTTCAGTGGGAAAGAGGAGGGTGATGAGGGTCAGGGTCTTCTTAACTGACACCTGGAGCTGgctctttccttctgcctttttCCTGTTTCCCTCCCCGAAATGACTCTGCCCACCTGTGCTTCATAGGCACATAGGTTTAAATTTCAATCCTTGCACTACTGCTCATGAACTgaatgtcttttccttttctcttttcccgtAGACTTAAGCTATATAATATCTTTAAGCCTCAACTTTCTtaactgaaaaatggggataaaaatactaATCTCTAGGGTAGGAAGACAACACATGTTGTGTATTTGGCTCAGGGCTGGGCATGGAGGAAGTGGCCTGATCTTATAAAAGCTGCCAGGCCTTTTCTGTGCTAAGGGCCATGTTGGGGGCTTCATGTGCTCCCAGACCCACTCTCCATCTTGCTCCACCCTCTTCTGGGCCCCGGGAATCTGTCCTCTATGGACAGTGTCACTGGGTTCTCTTGCCTCTGGTCACCTGCTGGATTTGGCCAAGGGGAGGTACTAGCTGAAgactggaaggagaaagaagagaggcaCAGCATTTACTCTTCCCCCTTTCTTCCCTGCCAGCTTCAGATGGTGATGCTCTAACAAAAGGATGACTCTTCTCAGGCAGCCCTCTCCTTGAGCTATAGCTTCCTCTGGGCTGCACCCTCTCCCTATCTCTTCAGGTCCAGGGGTGGTGACAGCTCCCCACTGTTGTGAGTCCTGGGGGACGGAATGTTCCTTTGTCGGCTTCCCTTTACTCTCTTTTTTGCCTTTGTAAATAGTTCCTTCTTTAAACCCTCTTCAACCACCCATTTTGAATATACCAGCTCTTGTTTGCTGTTTTTTTGACCAAATACACATTCATGAGCTCATTTAGTCTTTACCTCAACTCTCACATAAATAGGAACTACAATCATCGTCTAAAATTGAGGAGAGTGAAGCTCAAAACATCAAGTGACCTGAGGACACACAGCGGCAGGAGGTGGCATACGGAGCTTGGGAAAGGACAAGATCTCTGAGCATTGCTTTCTCTCCTTGGTCACGTAGCATCCTCGCTCTCCCTGTAGTATTAGTTCGCTCTGCCTGTCCTTCCCCTCAGCTCCACCTCTGATGCCTCTTCCTTCCCATAAAGGTCTACAGAAGCCCAGGAGAGCAATTCTCCCTGGTTCTCTGGGCTCTCAGTGGCAGGGCATGGGAGATGGGCACAGCCTTGAGATCGAGACCTCAAGTCATCTGCCCGGAACTCTCCCAGTCATGGGGACTTGTCCCAGAATCTCAAGACttggagaagaaaaagggaatatGGTCCCTCGGGTTATTGTCCTAGGGGACATAGTGATTCACTCACCAGCTTGGAAGAGGGCCTTCTTCCACTCTGAAAGAAAGGAGACACAATAAGGAAAGGTCATTAATTCTGATCTTTCCCTTACCCTTTCTCCTCAATAAGCCTTTTCTGTGTCCCTTCAGTCTCTTCCAGTATCCAGCTTCCTTCCTCCACAGCTCTGACAGACTAGGCATAAAAGGTCTCAAAAATGGTGGACTTCCTCATCACGCTGGGGCTGCAGGTGACATGGCCAGGCTATAGTAGGCTGCGTGCTTGTGTGCCAGCTGGGTGGGGAGTGGCTGAAAGTGCCCAGATGCTGTATCTGAAGGGCCTCTCTGAGGCTGCAGAAAAGCAGGGGTGGTATTCCTCACAGAAAATGAGCCTCTTGGTTAGATCCGAGTATTCCTACTGGGAATGCCAATGCGTCACACAGCAGGGAAAAGGTTTGAATGCTTATACACATGAGCCAGGAAACTCAGAGGACATCCAGGTCACTCACCAGGATAGGCCTGAGACTTCTTCCCACCTACaagggaaggaaggcagacaCGTCAACTGAACTCTgtcatttcctttctcctccttttgcACCCATCTCTCCTTCTTTTTGACCACCTACCCTTCCTACTTCCTCCCTCTGCCGTTcaactctctcctcccctctcttccttacaggggcgggagggagggggaatgaAGGCccctttctccattaaaaaaccaaacaaaacactcatgattctctcctcctttctccccaaCAACCACTTCCCCCCAATCAGCCTcccatatttcttttcttgggaGAAAGGATCCGGAACATTCCTTCAGCCCAGGGCAGAGTTAGTGGCTGAGGAAACTGGCTGGAAAATACTCAGGCAGAGACAGTCTTGGATGAGAATTTGGAGAAAATGTCAGAGCCACTCACGAGCCATGTACTGGATCTTTCTCCACTCTGCAATGGAAGAAGGTGATGAGTCATTAAGAGGCCCAGCGGGGGATAGGAAGATGAGCTTGGGTCCCTGGGGGCATCAGAACTTACTGAGTTCATACTCGAGTGTCtctggaaaagaagcagaaaaaaaaaaaagtactgttaTGGGGATGGAAGGAGGAGGACCTCTAGAATATAAACCTTAAAAATGACCTAGTGCCGGGTTGGGTGCACAGGATGGGGATGCAGAGAGGTAGTCCGGCTCCCTCCTGTAGGCACAGGCCTTAGATTCCCTCTCGCGGTCAGATACCTTTTATTCTTTGTTCCTGCTCTTTTTCTGCCcgtgctgtttctttttcctcttctgctctctctttctccatgaatagagcctccttttctttcctctgtagCCACAGGAAGTAACCAGCCCCTGCGAGGAGCAGCAGACAGACAGGCAGCGTCCCCGCGAAGACAGCGATCCAGAGCTGGGCCCTTCTGAAGAAGGGATCTGCAATGGGATACAGTCTCAGCCTCTCACCCTCAGGACAGGGTTCGTGGAGTTTATCTCCTGCCGTCAAATGATCTTTCTCTTCCTAAGTTCTCAGAGAACTTTAGGGAAGACTGCAGTAAACCCTAGTAAGGGTTTGTAGTTATAGCAATAGCAAATACCATTACTTGTCTCGAAAGGTCTGCCTCTCACATGTAAATGTGATACTTGAGCGTCGCAATCaagttttttctaattaaaatttacAATAGGTTATATTCACTTGGTTcaaatatcaaattaaaaaaacataaaacatcacCCAAGTCTCCTTTTCACTTCCTCTGCCCGCCTCCTTTAATTAGACTCATTTAATCAGCCTAGTATGGTGACTAAGAATGTGCACTTGGGAGCtgggggggcctgggttcaaattctgattcctccacctgactagcagtgtgaccttggactaATTAGTTAACCATTCTATTCcaggtgtcctcatctgtaaaatgggggtgataataaaattaataataataataatagaataataaaacCTAACTCATAAGGTTAAAGCattaaattaatgtttataatGCATTATAAACACATGAGTGCTATGCAAgagtatattaaatttaaaaatataaatgtattcttattttttcttgtttactcCAAAGATAACATTCTGTATAAACTGCTCTGTGTCTTGCTTGTTCTGTTCACATTGTATCTTGCAAATCTTTCCATATTAGTACAGGCAGAATGCCTGTGTTTCCTTTCAGAGCTGggcaatattccattgcataaaaATTCCCCATTAATGGATATTTGCATAGTCGCTAACTTGTTGCTCTTATAGTTAATGCCATAAGAAATAACTTTTTACATGGGTAGTTTTCTACACATGCAAGCATATCTgtcagataaattcctagaaatgggaTTTTGGATCAATAAGTAGGTAGTTTGGATATATATTGCTATATTGCCCCCAATAGCAATTGTGCCAATTCATAccaaaaatatatcaaattatgTATACCAAAAAATGTCTAAGAGTGACTGTCTCCCCACAATCCTACCATCAGAATGTTTTATCAACcagcactgttttgttttgttttatcttgttgCCAGTCTCACAAgtggaaaatgttttaatatacatTTCTCTATTGAGTGAGGTTGGACACTTTCATATGTCATTCCTTTTCTGTGAATGAATAATTCAtatcctttgctttttttctactggtttgtttcatattttaaggaGATTAGTGCTTTCTCTAAATTATGAGTTGTACATATTCCCCCGTCCTcattttgtcatttgtctttgcTTAAGGATTTGATCTTTACCACTTCTCCCCCAATTCCCATTGCCTGtcacagtttctggcacatagaaaatgctcagtaaatacttgtgacATTAtaacagggaaaagaaaacatcCCCGGAGCAAGAAGACACCTCTGGAACCCTGCTCAGTGCCTCGTTTTCACTGCAAACTCAGCACAGAGAATCACAcgtcctccttctttcttttctttttttcctttttaaaattcatttttatttcattttatttatttttatacttttctctttttaatatggCTATGCTACATTTCAATTGGTTAATgtttaaattgtcattttttaaagttttctacaGATTAAATTTTACATATGCCTCTTTTAAGGTGCatttaatggaattttaaaaattgaagtataattgacttataatattatattagttccagGTGTTCACATCTTTCTTCTTCCAATAGCCACAGCTCAGTATACCTGAGGCTAAGCAGTGTACTGACCTGCAATGGAAATCTGGGCTGTCTTTTCCTGGTTGAGGAGGGGATTTCTGATGATACAGGACACCCCTTCTCCAGAGCTGCTTTTCACCGTTAGAGATGATGTGACTGCATACAGGCCCGCTCCATCTGTAGCTGGAGGTGTTTCCACAGCTGGCATGTTCTGGCCCTTGGCATCTCTCCACTGTATTTGGGGCTGGGGATACCAGCTGGTGGATGTGCACCCCAGGTGGATCCCTCCATCCTCATGGCCCTTCATTTCAATGTGAAGATCTGAACCCAGAGCTGTGGAAGGGACAAATGAGCCTCAATTCTTGGGAGCCTCCAGTATCAGTGAGGGTCTCAGCGGGAACTGTATGGCGCATCCACGTTAGATAATTAAAGTAGGGTTTCATTAAGAAGCTGTTTACAAAAGGGTGGTCATTAGTGAGGAGAAAACTATATGGGGCAGAGCAATAGCCCAGGGCCAGGAAAAACAGAGCTGTTACCACCCACCCCTAAACCCAaagggaggtgg
Protein-coding regions in this window:
- the BTN3A3 gene encoding butyrophilin subfamily 3 member A3 isoform X2 gives rise to the protein MKMAPSLDFRLPHLLVCIILVQLLTSCSALGSDLHIEMKGHEDGGIHLGCTSTSWYPQPQIQWRDAKGQNMPAVETPPATDGAGLYAVTSSLTVKSSSGEGVSCIIRNPLLNQEKTAQISIADPFFRRAQLWIAVFAGTLPVCLLLLAGAGYFLWLQRKEKEALFMEKERAEEEKETARAEKEQEQRIKETLEYELKWRKIQYMARGKKSQAYPEWKKALFQAADVILDPNTANPILLVSDDQRSLQRADKRQNLPDNPKRFDWHYCVLGCKSFTSGRHYWEVEVGDRKEWHVGVCRENVERKRWIKMTPENGFWTMGLSDGNDYRALTDPRTKLTIANPPQKVGIFLDYETGEVSFYNAADGSHVYTFPHTSFSGPLWPVFRILTLEPTALTICPALTGVGRSSVPDLEPDLSLETPVALDSADENGEPQAEVTSLLLPAQPEAEGLFPTSNKSQP
- the BTN3A3 gene encoding butyrophilin subfamily 3 member A3 isoform X1, which codes for MKMAPSLDFRLPHLLVCIILVQLLTSCSAQFAVIGPPGPILAMVGEDAELPCHLFPKMSAENMELTWVRSSLRQVVFMYAQGKEVEDRQTAEYRGRTEILRDGITAGKAALQIHSVRASDSGNYLCYFQDGNFYEKALVELKVAALGSDLHIEMKGHEDGGIHLGCTSTSWYPQPQIQWRDAKGQNMPAVETPPATDGAGLYAVTSSLTVKSSSGEGVSCIIRNPLLNQEKTAQISIADPFFRRAQLWIAVFAGTLPVCLLLLAGAGYFLWLQRKEKEALFMEKERAEEEKETARAEKEQEQRIKETLEYELKWRKIQYMARGKKSQAYPEWKKALFQAADVILDPNTANPILLVSDDQRSLQRADKRQNLPDNPKRFDWHYCVLGCKSFTSGRHYWEVEVGDRKEWHVGVCRENVERKRWIKMTPENGFWTMGLSDGNDYRALTDPRTKLTIANPPQKVGIFLDYETGEVSFYNAADGSHVYTFPHTSFSGPLWPVFRILTLEPTALTICPALTGVGRSSVPDLEPDLSLETPVALDSADENGEPQAEVTSLLLPAQPEAEGLFPTSNKSQP